Proteins from one Candidatus Zixiibacteriota bacterium genomic window:
- the rsmA gene encoding ribosomal RNA small subunit methyltransferase A, with translation MTVYKKSLGQHILQNIGAARRIVESLGIERGDSVLEIGPGRGVLTGIMAELPIQLIAVEVDQRFVVELRERFKSADNMTIINESILDINIRSIVGDNRCKLVGNLPYNLSSQILKKAFENHDLFPLAVFTVQKEVADRMTAHLGSRDYSSLTVFTETYSRSEKLFTLKPGSFYPPPKVSSAVVRLTFRDSIPIAGERREAFSRFVQSIFAHRRKTILNSLTFATSLSRDRLESVLENSEIDDSVRPQNVSLDRFVSLFNALDEVKDA, from the coding sequence ATGACGGTTTATAAAAAAAGCCTTGGTCAGCACATACTGCAGAACATTGGCGCCGCACGCAGAATAGTCGAATCTCTCGGGATCGAAAGAGGAGATTCGGTATTGGAGATCGGCCCCGGTCGCGGTGTGCTTACCGGCATAATGGCTGAGTTGCCGATTCAGCTTATTGCGGTCGAAGTCGATCAGCGGTTCGTTGTCGAACTGCGAGAACGGTTCAAATCGGCTGATAACATGACAATCATCAATGAGAGCATTCTCGACATCAACATCCGGTCAATTGTCGGAGACAACAGGTGCAAGCTTGTCGGGAATCTGCCGTATAACCTCAGCTCGCAGATTCTGAAGAAGGCATTCGAGAATCATGATCTGTTTCCCCTGGCGGTTTTCACTGTCCAGAAAGAAGTGGCCGATCGCATGACAGCCCATCTCGGCTCACGCGACTATTCATCCCTGACTGTATTCACTGAGACTTACAGCCGTTCTGAGAAACTGTTCACTCTCAAGCCGGGATCGTTCTACCCGCCGCCAAAGGTCAGTTCTGCAGTCGTGAGACTGACATTCAGAGACTCCATCCCGATTGCAGGTGAACGACGCGAAGCATTCAGCCGATTTGTCCAGTCGATATTTGCCCACCGTCGAAAGACAATTCTGAACAGCCTGACATTTGCGACGTCTTTAAGCCGTGATCGATTGGAATCTGTACTCGAAAACAGTGAGATCGATGATTCGGTGCGCCCACAGAATGTTTCGCTCGACCGATTTGTCTCCCTTTTCAATGCTCTCGATGAGGTAAAGGATGCATAA
- a CDS encoding TatD family hydrolase, whose amino-acid sequence MIDTHAHIDFPNFDDDRNKVIKSAFDVGLSAIINVGVDVETSRASVELAENNKRIYAVVGCHPHDSGKFTREDKQTIERLAQHPKVVAIGEIGLDYYRDHSPRDIQQQVFAEQIIMARNFELPMVVHIRDAMPDALRILREQKAYLVGGVLHCFPGTAEDAQKATDMNLLVSFGGSLTFKKSRSAAAAAEVPIENIILETDCPFMTPEPFRGKRNEPAYVRYAYKALASIRNLPLSTIEKTVDENARRLFNIADDGL is encoded by the coding sequence GTGATAGATACACACGCACATATCGATTTTCCCAATTTTGACGACGACCGCAACAAGGTCATCAAGTCTGCATTCGATGTTGGTCTGAGCGCGATAATAAATGTCGGAGTCGACGTCGAAACATCACGGGCCAGCGTCGAATTGGCTGAGAACAACAAGCGAATCTATGCAGTTGTCGGGTGTCATCCCCACGATTCCGGGAAGTTTACCAGAGAAGACAAGCAGACGATTGAACGACTTGCGCAGCATCCCAAAGTCGTCGCAATAGGCGAGATTGGACTCGACTACTACCGCGACCATTCTCCGCGCGATATTCAGCAGCAGGTGTTTGCCGAACAGATTATCATGGCGCGGAATTTCGAGCTGCCGATGGTGGTTCACATTCGCGATGCAATGCCTGATGCACTCAGGATTCTCAGGGAGCAGAAGGCCTATCTCGTCGGTGGGGTGCTTCACTGTTTTCCGGGAACGGCGGAGGATGCTCAGAAAGCTACTGATATGAACCTGCTGGTTTCATTCGGTGGATCGCTGACATTCAAGAAGTCACGGTCTGCGGCAGCGGCCGCTGAGGTCCCGATAGAAAACATAATACTCGAAACCGACTGCCCATTTATGACGCCGGAACCGTTCAGGGGTAAGCGCAATGAACCGGCCTATGTTCGCTATGCCTACAAGGCGCTCGCGTCAATCCGGAATCTTCCTCTTTCCACAATAGAGAAAACAGTTGATGAAAACGCCCGTCGCCTGTTTAATATAGCTGATGACGGTTTATAA